A part of Dehalogenimonas sp. W genomic DNA contains:
- the fusA gene encoding elongation factor G: MENYGIASIRNVALLSHSGAGKTTLAEAMNFSAGAVTRMGKVDDGTTVSDYDPDEVKRKISINLSLLPFKWQNSKINILDAPGYADFAGETRAAVAAAESAAIVVSASSGVEVGTEQAWMTAEAAGLPRCIVMNKMERENVNFDSVIEALKTRFGAGCVALTVPIGAYKDFNGVVNVLTQKAFTGAHPAQEGPVPAEMAEAVAAYRERLIEAVAENDDELIEKFLGGEEITDTELTKALKQAILDRAVFPVVSASALNNTGIDSLLDFIVDFMPSPEHRTVALADGSELNAGDGGSLAALVFKTTADPYVGKLTYFRVFRGTLTSNTHVWNSTKNVDERVGQLYIMHGKNQEPATQIGAGDIGAVAKLAVTVTNDTLAAQDAPVIIAPIVFPSASYSVAVHPRSKADVDKLGQAINRLLEEDPTLESHRDADTHETIVSGLGDTQMDVMAEKMARKYSVAVDLKAPRVPYKETITGAAKAEYKHKKQTGGHGQYGHVVLEVEALPAGSGVEFVDKVVGGAVPRNYIPAVEKGIKEAVQDGGSLGFPIVDVRATLVDGGFHPVDSSEICFKIAGSGALKKGMEVAGPILLEPVVALKITVPSAVVGDIIGDLNTKRAHVQGMNPDGELTTIDAMAPLAEVQRYAVDLKSLTHGQGRFTMTFDHYAQVPAHLTQKLVEERAAEVAAAQTVH, from the coding sequence ATGGAGAACTATGGCATAGCCAGTATCCGAAACGTGGCGCTCCTGTCGCACAGCGGCGCCGGTAAAACTACTCTGGCCGAGGCGATGAATTTCAGCGCCGGTGCCGTTACCCGGATGGGTAAGGTAGATGATGGAACGACGGTGTCGGATTATGACCCCGATGAAGTAAAGCGAAAGATAAGTATAAATCTTTCGCTTTTGCCTTTTAAGTGGCAAAACTCCAAGATCAATATTCTGGACGCACCGGGTTATGCTGACTTTGCCGGCGAGACCCGGGCGGCGGTAGCCGCGGCGGAAAGCGCCGCTATTGTAGTCTCGGCTTCGTCGGGTGTTGAAGTCGGCACTGAGCAGGCCTGGATGACCGCCGAGGCCGCCGGCCTGCCGCGCTGTATTGTCATGAATAAAATGGAACGGGAAAACGTTAATTTTGACTCGGTCATTGAAGCCCTGAAAACCCGGTTCGGTGCCGGTTGCGTGGCGCTCACCGTGCCTATCGGCGCCTATAAGGACTTTAACGGCGTCGTCAATGTGCTGACCCAAAAGGCATTCACCGGCGCTCATCCCGCTCAGGAAGGCCCCGTCCCTGCCGAGATGGCCGAGGCCGTGGCGGCTTATCGTGAACGGCTGATTGAGGCGGTGGCTGAAAATGATGACGAACTGATTGAAAAATTTCTGGGCGGCGAGGAAATCACCGACACCGAACTAACCAAGGCGCTCAAGCAGGCCATTCTGGACCGGGCAGTCTTTCCGGTGGTGTCGGCCTCGGCGCTGAATAATACCGGCATTGATTCGCTGCTGGATTTCATCGTAGATTTCATGCCTTCACCGGAACACCGTACGGTGGCGCTGGCGGACGGCAGTGAGCTTAATGCTGGTGACGGCGGCAGCCTGGCGGCGCTGGTGTTCAAAACCACGGCCGACCCGTACGTCGGCAAACTGACCTATTTCCGGGTTTTCCGGGGTACACTGACTTCCAATACTCATGTCTGGAACAGCACTAAAAATGTTGACGAGCGCGTCGGGCAACTATATATCATGCACGGCAAAAATCAGGAACCGGCGACTCAGATCGGCGCCGGTGATATCGGGGCGGTGGCCAAACTGGCAGTCACGGTGACCAACGATACCCTGGCGGCGCAGGATGCGCCGGTTATCATTGCCCCCATTGTCTTCCCGTCAGCGTCCTACTCCGTGGCGGTGCATCCCCGGTCCAAGGCTGATGTGGATAAACTCGGCCAGGCCATAAACAGACTGCTGGAGGAAGACCCGACGCTGGAGAGTCATCGGGATGCCGACACCCATGAAACCATCGTTTCCGGTCTGGGTGATACTCAGATGGATGTGATGGCGGAGAAAATGGCCCGCAAGTACTCGGTGGCGGTTGACCTTAAAGCACCGCGGGTGCCGTATAAAGAAACCATTACCGGAGCGGCTAAGGCGGAATACAAGCACAAGAAACAGACCGGCGGCCATGGCCAGTATGGCCATGTGGTGCTGGAGGTAGAAGCTCTGCCGGCCGGCAGCGGCGTGGAGTTTGTGGACAAGGTGGTCGGGGGTGCGGTGCCGCGCAACTATATTCCAGCGGTGGAAAAGGGTATCAAGGAAGCGGTGCAGGACGGCGGCAGTCTGGGCTTCCCCATTGTTGACGTCCGCGCAACACTGGTTGACGGCGGTTTTCACCCCGTGGATTCCTCGGAAATCTGCTTCAAGATTGCCGGCTCCGGTGCACTCAAGAAAGGCATGGAAGTGGCCGGACCGATTCTGCTGGAACCGGTAGTGGCGCTCAAAATAACCGTGCCGTCCGCGGTTGTCGGTGATATCATCGGTGATCTTAACACCAAGCGCGCGCACGTGCAGGGGATGAATCCTGACGGCGAATTGACGACTATTGACGCTATGGCGCCGCTGGCCGAAGTTCAGCGCTATGCGGTGGATTTAAAAAGCCTGACCCACGGGCAGGGGCGTTTTACCATGACCTTTGACCATTACGCGCAGGTTCCGGCCCACCTGACCCAAAAGCTGGTGGAAGAGCGGGCGGCGGAAGTGGCGGCGGCGCAAACCGTCCACTGA
- a CDS encoding electron transfer flavoprotein subunit beta/FixA family protein, whose product MDIIVLVKQIPDPEIPPAGFKIDPVAKKVVPPANVAPVIDPYSEHALEAALKLKDVNPGSRIKAVSLGSGLNKDLIKKTLALGADELILVDDPQFTDMDCAGLAAALSLAVRKTGSFDIILTGRQASDWDNGQAGLLLAGELDLPVVSRVRKIELTGGKLRVEKVTTAGYDVIESPLPALVTVSSEIGKLRLPNIKNVLAAKKKEPLYWKAADIGAATGAAGRVKLLRLYQPARDSKCEAIPGDTPEEQGVNLALKLRELKLV is encoded by the coding sequence TTGGATATCATCGTTCTGGTAAAACAGATTCCTGACCCGGAAATCCCCCCGGCCGGCTTTAAGATTGACCCCGTCGCCAAAAAAGTGGTGCCCCCGGCCAATGTAGCCCCGGTCATTGACCCCTATTCCGAACACGCTCTGGAAGCAGCGCTTAAACTCAAGGACGTCAACCCCGGCAGCCGCATCAAAGCCGTCAGTCTGGGCAGCGGCCTGAATAAGGATCTGATTAAGAAAACCCTGGCATTGGGCGCCGATGAGCTTATTCTGGTAGATGACCCGCAGTTTACCGACATGGACTGCGCCGGTCTTGCCGCAGCCCTGAGTCTGGCGGTCAGGAAAACAGGTAGCTTTGATATCATTCTGACCGGCCGTCAGGCGTCCGACTGGGATAATGGCCAGGCGGGGCTGTTGCTGGCCGGTGAACTGGATCTGCCGGTGGTCAGCCGTGTTCGTAAGATTGAATTGACCGGCGGCAAACTACGCGTGGAAAAGGTCACCACCGCCGGGTACGATGTGATTGAGTCGCCGTTGCCGGCCCTGGTCACCGTCTCCAGTGAAATCGGCAAGCTGCGGCTGCCTAATATCAAAAACGTGCTGGCGGCCAAGAAGAAGGAACCACTGTACTGGAAGGCCGCGGACATCGGGGCTGCTACCGGCGCCGCCGGCCGGGTCAAACTGCTCCGGCTCTATCAACCGGCCCGGGATTCCAAATGTGAAGCCATCCCCGGCGACACTCCGGAAGAACAGGGCGTTAACCTGGCGCTCAAACTGCGCGAACTGAAACTGGTCTAA
- a CDS encoding ABC transporter permease, translated as MEAIWLGLQKALELIFSLDSEVIEIAWRSLSISATSSLIAAMVALPLGALIFHNTFPGKSLLISFINTLFSLPTVLVGLLVFLFFSRTGPLGEMGLLFTPTIMIIGQALLVTPLMLGLVISAHSGIDRQARETAVTLGASGLQMGILMVKEARFAIFTAFILGFGRAISEVGLALMIGGNISGYTRVLTTAISLETGRGDIELSIALGIILLVIALIINFTLGWMQQHETKYKVRRIE; from the coding sequence GTGGAAGCTATTTGGCTGGGTCTGCAAAAAGCGCTTGAGCTTATTTTCTCACTTGACTCTGAAGTGATTGAGATCGCCTGGAGGTCGCTGAGTATTTCAGCGACCTCCAGCCTCATCGCGGCTATGGTAGCTCTGCCGCTGGGGGCATTGATATTTCACAATACCTTCCCTGGTAAATCCCTGCTGATCAGCTTCATCAACACGCTTTTCAGCCTGCCGACAGTACTGGTAGGTCTTCTGGTTTTCTTGTTTTTTTCCCGGACCGGACCGTTGGGTGAAATGGGGCTGTTGTTCACCCCCACCATCATGATTATCGGTCAGGCATTATTGGTAACACCGCTTATGCTCGGTCTGGTAATTTCCGCTCATTCAGGTATTGACCGACAGGCCCGGGAAACGGCGGTAACGCTGGGTGCCAGCGGGCTGCAAATGGGTATTCTGATGGTTAAAGAAGCGCGGTTCGCCATATTTACCGCCTTCATTCTGGGTTTCGGCCGCGCTATTTCCGAGGTCGGCCTGGCACTGATGATCGGCGGCAATATCAGCGGTTATACCCGCGTGCTGACCACGGCCATCTCGCTGGAAACTGGACGCGGTGATATTGAGTTGTCAATCGCGCTTGGTATAATATTACTGGTGATTGCACTGATTATTAATTTTACTCTGGGCTGGATGCAACAGCATGAGACCAAATATAAAGTCAGACGGATAGAATAA
- a CDS encoding ABC transporter ATP-binding protein produces MPIIETSGLTQSYNETTVLRDVDLKVEPGETLGIIGPSGAGKSTLIRLLDLLEIPSSGSISIFNQTVNNKTDRLPLRRRMAFVHQKPLVFTTSVFDNVAQPLRWRGIKKDVIKAQVHEALALVKMDAYINRHAKTLSGGETQRVALARALVTRPELLFLDEPTANLDPQSTVMVEELISSVIQARNLTVVMTTHDLAQGQRLADRIGVLVAGKLLQLGQAQEIFMAPACRAVAEFIGVENILSGTVTAADNGLFTVAAAGRAIQAVGDFKPGDTVDLFIRPEDIVISVTDDKTSARNHFAGTITRLSLVSPLVRLELDADGLTLMAVVTQQAAADLELVIGKLVFASLKATAIHAARGVCLIK; encoded by the coding sequence ATGCCGATTATTGAAACCAGCGGGTTAACCCAATCCTACAACGAAACCACGGTCCTGCGAGATGTTGACCTTAAAGTTGAACCCGGCGAAACACTCGGCATCATCGGCCCTTCAGGAGCTGGTAAGAGTACGCTGATCCGACTGCTGGATCTGCTGGAAATCCCATCATCCGGCAGCATCAGCATTTTCAACCAGACAGTGAATAATAAAACAGATCGCCTGCCGTTGCGCCGGCGTATGGCATTCGTACATCAAAAGCCGCTGGTCTTTACCACCAGTGTTTTTGACAATGTTGCTCAGCCGTTGCGCTGGCGCGGCATAAAAAAGGACGTCATCAAGGCGCAGGTGCATGAGGCTTTAGCTCTTGTTAAGATGGACGCTTATATCAACCGTCACGCTAAAACGCTGTCCGGCGGTGAAACTCAGCGTGTTGCACTGGCAAGGGCACTGGTCACCCGCCCGGAATTATTATTTCTGGACGAACCTACGGCCAATCTTGACCCCCAGTCCACCGTCATGGTTGAAGAACTCATTTCCAGCGTGATCCAGGCGCGGAATCTGACCGTGGTCATGACTACGCATGACCTGGCTCAGGGGCAGCGGCTGGCCGACCGCATTGGTGTGCTGGTAGCCGGAAAACTACTGCAACTGGGCCAGGCCCAGGAGATATTCATGGCGCCGGCCTGCCGCGCCGTGGCCGAATTCATCGGGGTGGAAAACATCCTCAGCGGCACAGTCACCGCCGCAGACAACGGACTGTTCACCGTGGCCGCCGCCGGCCGGGCCATCCAGGCAGTCGGTGATTTCAAACCTGGTGATACTGTTGACCTCTTCATCCGGCCGGAAGATATCGTTATCTCGGTCACGGACGATAAAACCAGCGCCCGCAATCATTTTGCCGGCACCATCACCCGCCTCAGTCTGGTCAGCCCGCTGGTGCGGCTGGAGTTAGATGCCGACGGCCTGACTCTGATGGCGGTGGTCACCCAGCAGGCGGCTGCCGACCTGGAACTGGTCATCGGCAAGCTGGTTTTCGCCAGTTTGAAGGCCACGGCCATTCACGCCGCCCGAGGCGTCTGCCTTATTAAATAA
- a CDS encoding electron transfer flavoprotein subunit alpha/FixB family protein: protein MSENKGILIITTAADGKTAASAAELFGAASSAAPAGAVNAAVIGTGTAAAALETGTFGVSRAFAIETAERLPGTVINAVISAVSALKPYLIIMAEDDLGRDLAPMLASALQTAAVTDVVSLKNENGQTVITRPVYGGNALADYVIETEPQIITIRPKAFEPAAAGNGQTPEITELSLPADECSVCLVERFEVKQEGLRIEDAKIVIGGGRGLGGPEGFAQLKELADLVGGSVGASRPPCDQDWWPESAQIGITGKVIAPDLYIAIGISGSSQHLSGVAGAKTTVAINKDPEANIFNSATYGIVADWKKVLPALTVKVRELTGN, encoded by the coding sequence ATGAGCGAGAACAAAGGTATTTTAATCATCACTACCGCCGCTGACGGTAAAACTGCCGCCTCAGCCGCGGAACTGTTCGGTGCTGCTTCGTCGGCAGCACCTGCCGGGGCGGTCAATGCCGCCGTCATCGGTACCGGGACCGCGGCGGCGGCCCTTGAAACCGGCACCTTCGGCGTCAGCCGGGCTTTTGCCATTGAAACCGCAGAACGCCTGCCGGGTACGGTTATCAACGCCGTCATCAGCGCCGTCAGCGCGTTGAAACCATACCTCATAATCATGGCCGAGGACGACCTGGGCCGGGACCTGGCGCCGATGCTGGCATCGGCGTTACAAACTGCCGCGGTGACCGATGTCGTCAGTCTGAAAAACGAGAACGGCCAAACGGTCATTACCCGCCCGGTGTACGGCGGCAACGCTCTGGCAGATTATGTCATTGAAACCGAGCCTCAAATCATCACCATCCGTCCCAAAGCCTTTGAACCGGCGGCAGCCGGCAACGGTCAAACACCCGAAATAACCGAATTGTCTTTACCGGCTGATGAATGCAGTGTTTGCCTGGTGGAGCGCTTTGAAGTCAAACAGGAAGGGCTGCGTATTGAAGACGCTAAAATCGTTATCGGCGGCGGTCGCGGTCTCGGCGGACCGGAGGGTTTTGCCCAGCTCAAGGAATTAGCAGACCTGGTCGGCGGCAGCGTCGGTGCCTCCCGGCCGCCCTGTGACCAGGATTGGTGGCCGGAAAGCGCCCAGATTGGCATTACCGGCAAAGTCATCGCCCCTGACCTGTATATCGCCATAGGCATTTCCGGCTCATCTCAGCATCTGTCCGGCGTCGCCGGTGCTAAAACAACCGTGGCCATCAACAAGGACCCGGAGGCGAACATCTTTAATTCGGCAACCTACGGCATTGTCGCTGACTGGAAAAAGGTCTTACCGGCGCTGACCGTCAAGGTCAGGGAGCTGACCGGGAATTAA
- a CDS encoding substrate-binding domain-containing protein, translating into MMKRFWLKLSTVLFAAMLVAISTVGCGTGNPDPTIQPTATTDEGLSILDPSIRLRIATTTSLYDTGLWSLLEPMFEDKYGVEVDVLYAGTGISIEYGKRGDVDLIAVHDKTRELAFIADGYGLERSAFASNYFVIVGPANDPLGLKGLSPEAAFQKLAESGSTKFISRGDDSGTHAKEKAIWAAAGFNYADIRQAGDWYVEAGRGMGPTLLMASELQGYTISDMGTFLAYKGNTGLAAIVDTGSILLNVYSAIPVNPDKVVGVRNAEAAQIMAEWLMSKEIQDIIGQYGVKDYGAPLFKPTYGIEPTE; encoded by the coding sequence ATGATGAAAAGGTTTTGGCTAAAATTATCAACGGTGTTGTTTGCGGCGATGCTGGTCGCAATCAGCACAGTCGGTTGCGGAACTGGTAACCCCGACCCTACCATTCAGCCCACGGCAACTACTGATGAAGGGTTATCCATTCTGGATCCCTCCATCCGGTTGCGCATCGCCACCACAACCAGTCTTTATGATACCGGCTTGTGGTCATTACTGGAGCCCATGTTTGAAGACAAGTACGGAGTTGAGGTTGATGTTCTCTATGCCGGTACCGGTATTTCTATTGAATACGGTAAACGCGGTGATGTTGATCTGATCGCCGTTCACGACAAGACCAGAGAACTGGCGTTTATCGCTGACGGCTACGGTCTCGAGCGTTCGGCCTTCGCCTCGAACTATTTTGTCATCGTCGGCCCGGCTAATGACCCTTTAGGGTTGAAAGGCCTGTCGCCTGAGGCTGCCTTCCAGAAACTGGCTGAATCAGGAAGCACCAAATTCATCTCCCGTGGTGATGATTCCGGGACCCATGCCAAGGAAAAGGCTATCTGGGCTGCCGCCGGATTCAACTATGCCGATATTCGGCAAGCCGGCGATTGGTATGTGGAGGCTGGTCGCGGTATGGGCCCCACTTTGTTGATGGCCAGTGAACTTCAGGGATACACTATATCAGACATGGGAACGTTCCTAGCCTACAAAGGCAACACCGGTCTGGCTGCGATTGTCGACACCGGTTCCATTCTTCTTAATGTCTATTCCGCCATTCCGGTAAATCCTGATAAAGTTGTGGGAGTCAGGAATGCCGAGGCGGCACAGATTATGGCTGAATGGTTGATGTCCAAGGAAATTCAGGATATTATCGGACAATACGGGGTTAAAGATTACGGAGCACCCCTCTTTAAACCCACCTACGGTATCGAACCGACTGAATAA